A portion of the Lampris incognitus isolate fLamInc1 chromosome 9, fLamInc1.hap2, whole genome shotgun sequence genome contains these proteins:
- the gtpbp10 gene encoding GTP-binding protein 10, with amino-acid sequence MVQLSRICCRKYGNFVDNLRLYVRGGSGGMGLPRVGGEGGRGGDVWVAAKKSETMKRFHDRHPQKRFVAGVGDNSSIRAIKGQKGKDVLIHAPVGITVTSDDGKVIGELNAEGDQVLVARGGKGGGFHTAFQPRKGQVRQIRLDLKLIADLGLVGFPNAGKSSLLTALSHATPQIGSYAFTTLRPEIGKLMYDDYKQISMADLPGLIEGAHLNKGMGHKFLKHVERTRQLLFVVDVCGFQLASKTSYRSAFETVQLLTKELELYKKELVSKPALLVVNKMDLPDAEHNLAELQEQLQNPDEFSHLLPEDMIPENNIIFRHVVPVSASTGFGIDHLKTCIRESVEEDEAVATEVIHQERLQALKETVKAASARPSWGYKASA; translated from the exons ATGGTCCAACTTAGCAGGATTTGCTGCCGGAAG TACGGAAATTTTGTGGACAACCTCCGCCTTTATGTCCGTGGTGGTAGTGGGGGTATGGGTTTACCCCgtgttgggggagaggggggtcgCGGAGGTGATGTTTGGGTGGCGGCAAAGAAGAGTGAGACTATGAAGAGATTCCATGACAGACACCCCCAGAAACGCTTTGTAGCCGGCGTGGGAGACAACAGCAG CATCCGGGCTATAAAAGGACAGAAGGGGAAGGACGTGTTGATCCACGCCCCCGTTGGCATTACTGTCACCTCGGATGACGGCAAAGTGATCG GTGAACTGAACGCTGAGGGCGATCAAGTTCTGGTGGCCAGGGGCGGAAAGGGAGGGGGCTTCCACACTGCGTTCCAGCCCAGGAAGGGCCAGGTCAGACAGATACGGCTGGACCTCAAACTCATCGCTGACCTGGGACTGGTGGG GTTCCCCAACGCAGGGAAGTCTTCTCTGCTGACGGCCTTGTCTCACGCCACGCCGCAGATTGGTAGCTACGCCT TCACAACGTTGAGGCCGGAGATCGGCAAACTGATGTATGACGACTACAAGCAG ATCTCCATGGCGGACCTTCCAGGCCTGATTGAAGGGGCTCACCTGAACAAAGGCATGGGCCACAAGTTCCTGAAGCACGTGGAGAGGACCAGACAGCTGCTGTTTGTG GTGGATGTGTGCGGTTTCCAGCTGGCAAGCAAAACGTCCTATAGGTCGGCCTTTGAAACTGTGCAGCTCCTGACCAAG GAGTTGGAGTTGTATAAGAAGGAGCTCGTCTCGAAGCCTGCTTTGCTGGTGGTGAATAAGATGGACCTCCCCGACGCTGAGCACAATCTGGCAGAGCTGCAAGAGCAACTCCAGAACCCAGATG AATTCTCCCATCTGTTGCCCGAAGACATGATCCCTGAGAACAACATCATCTTCAGGCACGTGGTCCCCGtttctgcctccaccggcttCGGTATAGACCACCTGAAGACCTGCATCCGGGAATCAGTTGAGGAAGATGAAGCTGTGGCAACTGAAGTCATCCATCAGGAGAGGCTGCAGGCACTTAAAGAGACGGTTAAAGCCGCATCGGCCCGACCCTCATGGGGCTACAAAGCTTCTGCGTGA
- the osgin2 gene encoding oxidative stress-induced growth inhibitor 2 — protein sequence MPLLEETTLPQEHPPTLPVVVIGNGPSGICLSYLLSGYKPYLDTGTVHPNPILYRKLQETKHLPITEQDLEYLSEGLEGRSGNPVAVLFDSLLHPNADFGYEFPPVLQWRRDKQQHIPHLVLGRATPGGAWHAMEGSMLTISLGIWMELPGVNYRDLTSGKRRGSINDRATPEEILSYYRNYVKLMGLQKNFVDNTYVTSVQKLCRGHEGKGLENGHAELGNGGVGYGETGGFEGKGIECKDSGGGGSLWEVRGYQRVQNDTHVPFCLFAENIVLATGASDSPARLGIEGEELPFVFPSISDLGLAINQRKLDANSDPILIVGAGLSAADAVLCACNSNIPVMHVFRKNLDNPNLIFKQLPKTLYPEYHKVYHMMCSKTHDRMGAPSAVNGPQAVSVASTVCAKMCPKPQHVTTNMATNGSLSLFPDYTSFPEHCVVSFQPDMKCVLQGNNSLKAFKISMALVLIGTNPNLFFLKGQGQYLGLDPAKPISCKQNPIDIEPYTFECTKEPGLFAMGPLVGDNFVRFLKGGALGIASCLLKRLKKKGKLIRNGGSNFL from the exons ATGCCTCTTTTGGAAGAGACCACTCTGCCCCAAGAGCACCCACCCACCCTGCCCGTGGTCGTCATAG GCAACGGGCCGTCAGGTATCTGCCTGTCCTATCTGCTGAGTGGATACAAGCCCTACTTGGACACAGGGACTGTGCACCCTAACCCGATACTATACCGAAAGCTACAGGAAACCAAACACCTACCGATAACAGAGCAG GACCTTGAATATCTGAGTGAGGGTCTGGAGGGGCGGTCGGGAAACCCTGTAGCCGTCTTGTTTGACTCTCTACTACACCCCAATGCTGACTTCGGCTACGAGTTCCCCCCGGTTCTACAGTGGAGGAGGGACAAGCAACAGCACATCCCGCATCTGGTGCTGGGCAGGGCAACGCCCGGAGGTGCCTGGCAT GCAATGGAAGGCTCCATGCTTACCATCAGTCTCGGGATCTGGATGGAGCTTCCCGGGGTTAACTACCGCGACCTGACCAGTGGGAAACGCAG GGGTTCCATCAACGACAGAGCCACCCCAGAGGAGATCTTGTCCTACTATCGTAACTATGTGAAGCTTATGGGCCTCCAAAAGAACTTTGTTGACAACACCTACGTGACCTCTGTCCAGAAACTCTGCCGGGGGCATGAGGGGAAGGGTTTGGAGAATGGGCACGCAGAACTAGGGAATGGAGGAGTGGGCTATGGGGAGACTGGGGGATTTGAGGGAAAAGGAATTGAATGTAAAGATAGCGGGGGAGGGGGGTCTCTTTGGGAAGTGAGAGGATACCAGAGGGTGCAGAATGACACCCATGTCCCCTTCTGTCTGTTTGCCGAGAACATTGTTCTGGCCACAGGGGCGTCCGATTCGCCAGCTCGGCTAGGCATAGAGGGGGAGGAGCTACCGTTTGTATTCCCCAGCATCTCTGATCTGGGATTGGCCATAAACCAGAGGAAGCTGGATGCAAACTCTGATCCAATTTTAATTGTGGGCGCGGGTTTAAGTGCTGCAGATGCTGTTCTATGTGCTTGCAACAGCAACATTCCCGTAATGCACGTCTTTCGCAAGAATCTCGACAACCCTAACCTCATCTTCAAACAGCTGCCCAAGACCCTGTACCCAGAataccacaaagtctatcacatGATGTGCTCCAAGACCCACGATAGGATGGGCGCTCCCTCTGCAGTTAATGGGCCCCAGGCAGTTAGCGTTGCTTCAACCGTCTGTGCCAAGATGTGCCCAAAGCCCCAACATGTCACAACTAACATGGCCACAAATGGCAGCCTTAGCCTGTTCCCCGACTACACCAGCTTCCCCGAACACTGTGTGGTGTCCTTCCAGCCTGACATGAAGTGTGTGCTGCAGGGCAACAACTCCCTCAAGGCATTCAAGATCTCCATGGCCCTGGTGTTGATTGGGACAAACCCCAATTTGTTTTTCCTCAAGGGCCAGGGCCAGTACCTGGGTCTGGACCCAGCGAAGCCCATCTCCTGCAAGCAGAACCCCATTGACATAGAACCCTACACCTTTGAGTGCACTAAGGAGCCGGGTCTGTTTGCCATGGGCCCACTCGTGGGAGACAACTTTGTTCGCTTTTTGAAAGGGGGCGCCTTAGGCATTGCCTCCTGTCTGCTGAAGAGACTCAAGAAGAAAGGGAAGCTTATCAGGAATGGAGGGAGCAACTTCCTTTAA